The Periplaneta americana isolate PAMFEO1 chromosome 9, P.americana_PAMFEO1_priV1, whole genome shotgun sequence genome contains a region encoding:
- the LOC138706268 gene encoding uncharacterized protein isoform X2: MSLLTRLLVLLALELLAQSSNAECSLGNVRDNTRWIDSEGRLKHFNYNNSNTFNRDNDDDGSRLEASCSEHPDYEDDEYNSLCNCIFYNRTGDVYSCFGEYINFWPDQRNITPPYRLKLFAVKHTKNVRKIEAFQFSGLRTKELRLEHMETLRLEHWAFSGIRDLRTLRLSHNNFGTMGKPSLIFAGLTNLTVLDLSYNQITGWMSEDKYTREEPTLPSLETLDLSGNPLVYLYNHTFEWLRGSRLKHLVLRECDIKSIQTG, from the exons ATGTCATTGTTGACACGGTTGTTGGTGCTACTAGCTCTGGAGCTCCTGGCACAGAGCTCGAATGCGGAGTGTTCCCTAGGCAATGTTAGAGACAATACGAGATGGATTGACTCTGAAGGACGCCTCAAACATTTCAACTACAACAATTCAAACACTTTCAATcgcgataatgatgatgatggctcACGCCTGGAAGCGTCCTGCTCAGAACATCCGGACTATGAGGACGACGAGTATAATTCGTTGTGCAACTGCATTTTCTACAACA GAACAGGGGACGTGTACTCTTGCTTCGGGGAGTACATAAATTTCTGGCCTGACCAGAGGAACATCACCCCTCCGTACAGGCTGAAGTTGTTTGCTGTGAAACACACGAAAAATGTGAGGAAGATCGAGGCCTTCCAGTTCTCGGGACTCAGGACAAAGGAATTACGACTGGAGCATATGGAGACACTCCGCCTGGAACATTGGGCTTTCAGTGGCATACGAGACCTACGCACTCTGCGTTTGTCCCACAACAACTTTGGCACAATGGGAAAACCCAGCCTCATCTTCGCAGGTCTCACCAACCTCACTGTGCTGGACCTGTCCTACAACCAGATCACAGGCTGGATGTCTGAAG ACAAATATACACGGGAAGAGCCAACATTGCCAAGTCTTGAGACGCTGGATTTGTCCGGGAATCCTCTTGTGTATCTGTACAATCACACCTTCGAGTGGCTACGAGGCTCTCGGCTTAAGCATCTAGTACTGCGTGAATGCGACATCAAGTCAATTCAAACAG